The following coding sequences are from one Parabacteroides pacaensis window:
- a CDS encoding KdsC family phosphatase produces the protein MSSVNYDLKKIKAFVFDVDGVLSCEVIPLSPEGDPMRTVNIKDGYALQLAVKKGYKIAIITGGYTEAVRVRFSRLGIEDIYMKSEVKIHDFNHFIRKYGLSYEEIVYAGDDIPDYDVMKLVGLPIAPADAAPEIKDIAKYISHKKGGEGIARDIIEQVLKVQGHWMDKEAFGW, from the coding sequence ATGAGTAGTGTAAATTATGATTTAAAGAAGATAAAAGCTTTTGTTTTTGATGTGGACGGGGTTTTGTCTTGTGAAGTAATTCCGTTGTCGCCTGAAGGAGATCCTATGCGGACGGTCAATATTAAAGACGGATATGCCCTCCAGCTTGCCGTAAAAAAAGGATATAAGATCGCTATTATTACCGGCGGATATACGGAAGCAGTCCGGGTACGTTTTTCCCGGCTGGGAATAGAAGATATCTATATGAAATCGGAGGTCAAGATACATGATTTCAACCATTTTATTCGGAAGTATGGCTTATCTTATGAAGAAATAGTATATGCGGGAGATGACATTCCTGATTATGATGTAATGAAGTTGGTCGGACTTCCTATAGCTCCCGCAGATGCAGCCCCGGAAATAAAGGATATCGCTAAATACATCTCCCATAAGAAAGGAGGAGAAGGAATCGCCCGGGATATAATAGAGCAAGTATTGAAAGTGCAAGGCCATTGGATGGATAAGGAGGCTTTTGGGTGGTAA
- a CDS encoding Maf-like protein, producing the protein MLENLKRYTIVLGSNSPRRKELLSGLDIPFTVLTFPNIDESYPDHMNPEFVPEYIAKKKASAYMEIMEKDTLLITADTIVWTFHEILGKPQNYQEAFRMLEILSDKVHEVITGVCITTREKQVSFSVSAAVAFDKLTKEEIEYYLNKYKPYDKAGAYGIQEWIGYIGVEAINGSFFTVMGLPIQRVYKELKNF; encoded by the coding sequence ATGCTGGAGAACTTAAAAAGATATACAATAGTTTTAGGCTCTAATTCGCCTCGCAGGAAGGAACTTTTGTCGGGCTTAGACATTCCGTTTACGGTGCTGACGTTTCCAAACATTGATGAATCGTATCCTGATCATATGAATCCGGAATTCGTCCCTGAATATATAGCGAAAAAGAAAGCTTCCGCCTACATGGAAATAATGGAAAAGGATACTTTATTGATCACGGCAGATACGATTGTATGGACTTTTCATGAGATATTAGGTAAGCCTCAGAATTATCAAGAGGCATTCCGGATGCTTGAAATTCTTTCTGATAAAGTACATGAAGTGATTACAGGAGTATGTATTACTACACGTGAGAAACAGGTTTCTTTTTCCGTTTCTGCTGCTGTTGCATTCGATAAACTTACAAAAGAAGAAATCGAGTATTATCTAAATAAATATAAGCCCTATGATAAAGCGGGTGCGTATGGTATCCAGGAATGGATTGGTTACATAGGTGTAGAAGCTATCAACGGTTCTTTTTTCACCGTCATGGGATTGCCGATACAACGTGTTTATAAGGAATTAAAGAACTTTTAG